One Eptesicus fuscus isolate TK198812 chromosome 11, DD_ASM_mEF_20220401, whole genome shotgun sequence genomic region harbors:
- the ASNSD1 gene encoding asparagine synthetase domain-containing protein 1 produces the protein MCGICCSVSFSLEHFNKDLKEDLLCNLQRRGPDSSRQLVRLDADYQCLFSGHVLHLRGALTAQPLEGERGDVFLWNGEVFSGVQVEAEENDAQIMFNCLSSCQDESDVLSLFSEVQGPWSFIYYQASHHHLWFGRDFFGRRSLLWHFSNLGMSFCLSSVGSHTSEVANQWREVPASGIFRIDLKSTSICKSVVLKLYPWRSISKENVTRECDDRLARASASLPPFVSVAANEATLCLREPVAPLNVMLPPAPAAAARAGVSSCPPAGETLRALLTDGHTQEVVGQLIAVLSSAVRKRVSCLPREGDLPPSAVLEPRDRKAKVAILFSGGVDSMVIAALADRHVPLDEPIDLLNVAFMTKEKATPASSSNKGRKQGNGEMPSEESTPDAAAGPGKWAGAPDRATGRAGLKELQAASPARAWNLVEINVSLEELQELRRAHIRHLVQPSDTVLDDSIGCAVWFAARGAGCLVAPGGVRPYRSQAKVVLTGIGADEQLAGYSRHRARFQTHGLAGLNKEIEMELARISSRNLGRDDRVIGDHGKEARFPFLDENVVSFLNSLPVWEKANLTLPRGTGEKLILRLAAMELGLTASALLPKRAMQFGSRIAKLEKRNEKASDKCGRLQVISLENLSIGKETKTQYPQCNNVH, from the exons ATGTGTGGCATTTGTTGTTCTGTCAGCTTTTCTCTTGAACATTTCAACAAAGATTTGAAAGAGGATTTGCTGTGTAACCTTCAACGACGGGGACCCGATAGTAGCAGACAGTTGGTAAGGTTGGATGCTGACTACCAGTGTCTGTTTTCGGGTCACGTCCTTCACCTGAGAGGGGCGTTGACTGCCCAGCCGCTGGAAGGTGAGAGGGGCGACGTGTTCCTGTGGAATGGAGAAGTCTTCAGCGGAGTGCAGGTGGAAGCCGAAGAGAATGACGCTCAGATAATGTTTAACTGTCTCTCCTCGTGTCAGGATGAGTCTGACGTTTTGTCGCTCTTCTCGGAAGTTCAGGGTCCTTGGTCTTTTATTTATTACCAAGCGTCTCACCACCACCTGTGGTTTGGGAGGGATTTCTTTGGCCGCCGGAGCTTGCTGTGGCATTTTAGTAACTTGGGCATGAGTTTCTGCCTCTCTTCAGTTGGCTCCCACACATCGGAAGTGGCCAACCAATGGCGAGAAGTTCCAGCATCTGGAATTTTCAGAATCGATCTCAAATCTACTTCCATCTGCAAATCTGTGGTTTTAAAACTGTATCCGTGGAGATCCATTTCTAAGGAGAACGTTACCAGAGAATGTGACGATCGCCTGGCTCGGGCGTCAGCCAGCCTGCCACCGTTCGTATCCGTGGCAGCAAACGAAGCCACGCTGTGTCTGAGAGAGCCTGTGGCTCCTCTCAATGTGATGCTGCCACCagctccagctgctgctgcccgcGCTGGCGTTTCCAGCTGCCCGCCCGCCGGGGAGACACTGCGGGCCTTGCTGACGGACGGGCACACGCAGGAGGTGGTGGGGCAGCTCATCGCTGTCCTGAGCAGCGCAGTCAGGAAGCGAGTCTCGTGTTTGCCTCGGGAGGGAGACCTGCCCCCGAGCGCGGTTTTGGAACCTCGTGACCGGAAAGCAAAGGTTGCAATCCTGTTCTCTGGGGGTGTTGACTCCATGGTCATTGCAGCCCTTGCTGACCGTCACGTTCCTTTAGATGAACCCATTGACCTGCTGAACGTGGCTTTCATGACTAAAGAAAAGGCCACCCCAGCCAGTTCTAGCAACAAAGGGAGAAAACAGGGAAATGGTGAAATGCCGTCTGAGGAGTCAACTCCAGATGCTGCTGCCGGTCCTGGAAAGTGGGCCGGTGCCCCCGACCGAGCCACGGGCCGAGCGGGCCTGAAGGAGCTGCAAGCCGCTAGCCCGGCCCGGGCGTGGAATCTGGTCGAAATTAACGTTTCTCTGGAAGAACTGCAGGAGCTGAGGAGAGCTCACATACGCCACCTGGTCCAGCCCTCGGACACGGTGCTGGACGACAGCATCGGCTGTGCCGTCTGGTTCGCTGCCCGGGGAGCTGGCTGCCTCGTGGCCCCGGGGGGCGTGAGGCCGTATCGGAGCCAGGCAAAG GTCGTGCTGACGGGGATCGGGGCGGACGAGCAGCTCGCAGGCTACTCTCGCCATCGTGCCCGCTTTCAGACGCACGGCCTGGCGGGACTGAACAAGGAGATTGAGATGGAGCTGGCTCGGATCTCTTCTAGAAACCTTGGTCGTGATGACAGAGTGATTGGTGATCATGGAAAAGAGGCAAG ATTTCCTTTCCTGGATGAAAATGTTGTCTCCTTTCTAAATTCCCTACCAGTTTGGGAAAAGGCAAACTTGACTTTACCCCGAGGGACTGGCGAGAAACTGATTTTGCGTCTTGCAGCCATGGAACTCGGCCTCACAGCCTCTGCTCTGCTGCCGAAACGGGCCATGCAGTTTGGATCCAGAATTGCAAAACTGGAAAAGAGGAACGAAAAGGCATCTGATAAGTGTGGAAGGCTCCAAGTCATTTCCTTAGAAAACCTTTCCATTGGGAAGGAGACTAAAACACAATATCCACAATGTAATAACGTTCACTAA
- the ASDURF gene encoding ASNSD1 upstream open reading frame protein → MEVPVRESRPEDGAGPAAPGRGDLSSRIKEQKIVVDELSNLKKNRKVYRQQQNSNIFFLADRTEMLSESKNILDELKKEYQEIENSEKTKIRK, encoded by the exons ATGGAGGTGCCCGTCCGGGAGTCCCGCCCCGAGGACGGCGCGGGCCCGGCTGCCCCCGGCAGAGGGGACCTGAGCAGCAGG attaaagaacaaaaaattgTTGTGGATGAACTTTCTAACCTGAAGAAGAACCGG AAAGTATACAGGCAGCAACAGAACAGCAACATATTCTTTCTTGCCGACCGAACCGAAATGCTTTCTGAAAGCAAAA ATATATTGGATGAGCTGAAAAAAGAAtaccaagaaatagaaaactcagAGAAGACCAAGATCAGGAAATAG